In Acropora muricata isolate sample 2 chromosome 11, ASM3666990v1, whole genome shotgun sequence, one DNA window encodes the following:
- the LOC136889068 gene encoding galanin receptor type 1-like isoform X1 — MKDCGLSYSWHQATVKCHRAYCIYLESLGNTMSSGVDITLLTFFSILDMICLTSNAVLCVAMYRSKSLTIPMNNLIFNLAISDIFIGLWILPRHVFSALFRHPTGKIGDYFCKFITGSGILWISSTASAFLLIAIAVERFTSVKSANQRTSLSSARLKIVVAFCWITAAMANFPTMVVFAYDEQTQFCIEKWPNWISSRAYVACIFVLGTSSVLVMYILYSQIIYMLWKKQKSATEISQAARIRARKNITRLLVLVTIVHTICRLPNYTTYLLTYFPSSIVYGSNVYNFTVLLILLNSALHPFMLLSNVQGFRRPIFVLYCRYYRNRAVVHPTENEHVSQARPSVFYLRETESYPSYTQKQGRRDK, encoded by the exons atgaaagattgtGGTTTG AGTTACAGCTGGCACCAAGCAACTGTTAAATGCCACAGGGCCTATTGTATATACCTCGAGTCTTTGGGGAATACCATGAGCAGTGGAGTCGATATTACACTATTAACTTTTTTCTCCATCTTGGACATGATTTGCTTAACGTCCAATGCGGTTCTATGTGTCGCCATGTACCGGAGTAAATCTTTAACAATACCTAtgaacaatttgattttcaacttgGCGATCTCCGACATCTTCATTGGTTTGTGGATTCTGCCACGACATGTGTTCAGCGCGTTATTTCGACATCCCACAGGCAAAATTGGTGACTATTTTTGCAAGTTCATCACAGGAAGCGGTATTTTATGGATAAGCTCCACAGCCTCAGCATTTCTACTTATCGCTATAGCTGTTGAACGCTTCACTTCAGTCAAATCTGCAAATCAACGCACCAGTCTCAGTTCTGCTCGTCTTAAGATAGTTGTCGCGTTTTGCTGGATCACCGCAGCTATGGCGAATTTTCCGACAATGGTCGTTTTTGCTTATGACGAGCAAACACAATTTTGCattgaaaaatggccaaattggaTTTCCTCCAGAGCCTACGTTGCGTGTATTTTTGTGCTAGGAACAAGTTCCGTATTGGTCATGTACATTTTATACTCTCAAATTATCTATATGCtatggaaaaaacaaaagagtgcCACGGAGATTTCACAAGCTGCGCGTATTCGCGCGCGGAAAAATATCACAAGACTTCTTGTTTTGGTAACCATAGTTCATACGATTTGTCGGTTACCCAACTACACGACCTACTTACTAACGTATTTTCCTTCTTCTATTGTGTATGGCTCTAATGTATACAATTTTACAGTGTTGCTTATTTTGCTCAACTCGGCATTGCACCCTTTCATGTTGCTATCAAATGTACAAGGATTTAGGCGACCGATATTCGTCTTGTATTGCCGTTACTATAGAAACAGAGCAGTCGTCCATCCTACGGAAAATGAGCATGTTAGTCAAGCAAGACCATCGGTGTTTTATTTACGCGAAACTGAATCTTATCCGAGCTACACTCAAAAGCAAGGACGTCGTGATAAGTAA
- the LOC136889068 gene encoding galanin receptor type 1-like isoform X2 — protein sequence MSSGVDITLLTFFSILDMICLTSNAVLCVAMYRSKSLTIPMNNLIFNLAISDIFIGLWILPRHVFSALFRHPTGKIGDYFCKFITGSGILWISSTASAFLLIAIAVERFTSVKSANQRTSLSSARLKIVVAFCWITAAMANFPTMVVFAYDEQTQFCIEKWPNWISSRAYVACIFVLGTSSVLVMYILYSQIIYMLWKKQKSATEISQAARIRARKNITRLLVLVTIVHTICRLPNYTTYLLTYFPSSIVYGSNVYNFTVLLILLNSALHPFMLLSNVQGFRRPIFVLYCRYYRNRAVVHPTENEHVSQARPSVFYLRETESYPSYTQKQGRRDK from the coding sequence ATGAGCAGTGGAGTCGATATTACACTATTAACTTTTTTCTCCATCTTGGACATGATTTGCTTAACGTCCAATGCGGTTCTATGTGTCGCCATGTACCGGAGTAAATCTTTAACAATACCTAtgaacaatttgattttcaacttgGCGATCTCCGACATCTTCATTGGTTTGTGGATTCTGCCACGACATGTGTTCAGCGCGTTATTTCGACATCCCACAGGCAAAATTGGTGACTATTTTTGCAAGTTCATCACAGGAAGCGGTATTTTATGGATAAGCTCCACAGCCTCAGCATTTCTACTTATCGCTATAGCTGTTGAACGCTTCACTTCAGTCAAATCTGCAAATCAACGCACCAGTCTCAGTTCTGCTCGTCTTAAGATAGTTGTCGCGTTTTGCTGGATCACCGCAGCTATGGCGAATTTTCCGACAATGGTCGTTTTTGCTTATGACGAGCAAACACAATTTTGCattgaaaaatggccaaattggaTTTCCTCCAGAGCCTACGTTGCGTGTATTTTTGTGCTAGGAACAAGTTCCGTATTGGTCATGTACATTTTATACTCTCAAATTATCTATATGCtatggaaaaaacaaaagagtgcCACGGAGATTTCACAAGCTGCGCGTATTCGCGCGCGGAAAAATATCACAAGACTTCTTGTTTTGGTAACCATAGTTCATACGATTTGTCGGTTACCCAACTACACGACCTACTTACTAACGTATTTTCCTTCTTCTATTGTGTATGGCTCTAATGTATACAATTTTACAGTGTTGCTTATTTTGCTCAACTCGGCATTGCACCCTTTCATGTTGCTATCAAATGTACAAGGATTTAGGCGACCGATATTCGTCTTGTATTGCCGTTACTATAGAAACAGAGCAGTCGTCCATCCTACGGAAAATGAGCATGTTAGTCAAGCAAGACCATCGGTGTTTTATTTACGCGAAACTGAATCTTATCCGAGCTACACTCAAAAGCAAGGACGTCGTGATAAGTAA